Proteins from one Dehalococcoidales bacterium genomic window:
- a CDS encoding ATP-binding cassette domain-containing protein has protein sequence MLEKVLQVEGLTKSFGPRTVVNNVSFDVRPGEIFGFLGPNGSGKTTTIRMAQGIIRPDSGSVSILGSEPQRSVLKGVGYLPEQTGLPPKARVLDAIRYLVRLKDLSFTEAESRADELLKQVGLHEYRLKKVDTLSRGMRQMAQFIIAIAHRPELIILDEPFSGLDPLNVQLMKEMLIERQRAGATIMFSTHIMSDVEEMCERIALISEGNLLLFGNLGDIRRERGVKSVQVKAAGVPDDLRSDHLKVLPDDTVEYDIGEGRTPEQIFQSYAASGIQVDRFERMMPSLNDIFIEEVSRARKVQ, from the coding sequence ATGCTCGAAAAGGTCCTACAAGTAGAAGGCCTCACCAAGTCTTTCGGACCTCGAACAGTTGTTAACAACGTGTCGTTCGACGTGAGGCCCGGTGAGATTTTCGGATTCCTCGGCCCCAACGGGTCGGGCAAGACCACGACAATCCGTATGGCCCAGGGAATCATCCGGCCGGACAGCGGTTCCGTGTCTATCCTCGGCTCAGAGCCCCAACGCTCGGTGTTGAAGGGCGTTGGCTATCTGCCTGAGCAGACCGGACTGCCCCCCAAAGCAAGGGTGCTGGATGCCATCCGGTACCTTGTCCGCCTGAAGGACCTGTCATTCACCGAGGCTGAGTCCCGTGCCGACGAACTGTTAAAACAGGTCGGCTTGCACGAATACCGCCTTAAGAAGGTTGATACTCTTTCCCGCGGCATGAGGCAGATGGCACAGTTCATCATTGCCATCGCTCACCGGCCTGAGCTCATCATCCTGGATGAGCCGTTTTCAGGCCTTGACCCGCTGAATGTCCAGTTGATGAAGGAGATGCTCATTGAGCGGCAACGCGCCGGGGCGACCATAATGTTCAGCACTCACATCATGTCCGATGTCGAGGAGATGTGTGAACGTATTGCGCTTATCTCTGAGGGGAACTTGCTTCTATTCGGAAACCTCGGCGATATCAGGCGTGAGCGCGGCGTCAAGTCTGTGCAAGTCAAGGCTGCCGGCGTTCCGGACGATTTACGGAGTGATCACCTGAAGGTGCTTCCGGACGACACGGTTGAGTACGACATCGGTGAGGGGCGAACGCCTGAACAGATATTTCAGTCATATGCTGCTTCCGGAATCCAGGTCGACAGGTTTGAACGGATGATGCCGTCTCTGAACGACATATTCATCGAGGAGGTGTCTCGTGCGCGGAAAGTCCAATGA